A stretch of Acropora muricata isolate sample 2 chromosome 7, ASM3666990v1, whole genome shotgun sequence DNA encodes these proteins:
- the LOC136922320 gene encoding pre-rRNA-processing protein TSR1 homolog, translating to MAFEQASNHKNGPLKQQNKKHKHGRHRSKSEIDRVNKGRVGVKIVSKKIRQIAGKANRRQQAKKIREKRREEVLEQKRKTGKHGSPPHLIVIIPLSSSCDCDKAVQLLSECDSDGALYPSSSAVTLVSQQLKQRFTFYKLKYGDLYSVLDAVKVADSLLFLLSATHPVDAFGEKCLSCIFAQGLPTPFHAFQGLDEIPTKKQNDMKRNLQKLVEKWFPKDKIYGLDTPQDALVALRLISNQQQRVIYFRDKRPHMLAEHITYEPNNEVTDVPRGTLKVSGFVRGTTMSVNRLVHLPGCGDFQLSQIDAPSDPFPWQKKKSSTKKGKGESMNLDSEEVVSTMDEDVKVLARAHPSLQQSLQSEVEPDAMDGEQTWPTEEELRQAEESLNEKKVVKRVPKGTSEYQAAWIINSDDEGDNDEDDDDDDDDYDNELRKKIAQNSDSDQSMKDNDEEYETVSLAATETDDSRYDEKLDVDEDREQLEKLRAERENEMFPDEIDTPLDQAARVRFQRYRGLKSFRTSPWDPKENLPFDYARIFQFEDFKRTKKRVLEEEEIDGAMPGWYVSIYIANVPHSFMDSHDPISPLVIFGLLPHEQKMSVVHFLVQRHPTFKEPLKSKERLIFHCGFRRFTACPVFSQYSLADKHKFERFMPQEGAFMVTVYAPIMFPPAPLLLFAQDKHTSCHSLVGTGSLYRVDPDRIVAKRIMLSGHPYKINKRSVVVRYMFFYREDIQWFKPVELHTKHGRRGHIREPLGTHGHMKCVFDGNIKSQDTVCMNLYKRVFPKWTYEPTVMSPPPESLKDDSDGMEI from the exons GCAAagaaaataagggaaaaaagAAGGGAGGAAGTATTGgagcaaaaaaggaaaacaggaaAGCATGGTAGCCCTCCACATCTGATT GTAATAATTCCCTTGTCATCCAGCTGTGACTGTGACAAAGCTGTGCAGTTGTTGAGCGAGTGTGACAGTGATGGAGCTCTATATCCCTCAAGTAGTGCAGTCACATTAGT TTCTCAGCAACTCAAGCAAAGATTTACCTTCTATAAGTTAAAGTATGGAGACCTGTATTCTGTGCTGGACGCTGTAaag GTTGCAGATTCTTTGCTGTTTCTTCTGTCAGCAACACATCCAGTTGATGCTTTTGGGGAAAAGTGTTTGTCTTGCATTTTTGCTCAAGGTTTACCCACACCATTTCATGCATTTCAG GGTTTGGATGAAATACCAACTAAGAAGCAAAATGATATGAAGAGGAATTTGCAAAAATTGGTGGAAAAATG GTTTCCAAAGGATAAGATTTACGGACTAGATACACCTCAG GATGCGCTTGTGGCCCTGAGGCTAATCTCTAATCAACAGCAAAGAGTCATTTATTTTCGGGACAAGCGCCCTCACATGCTTGCTGAACACATCACGTATGAACCAAATAATGAAGTGACAGATGTCCCCAGAGGAACCCTGAAAGTTTCTGGTTTTGTTCGAGGGACGACTATGAGTGTGAATAGATTGGTTCATTTGCCTGGCTGTGGAGATTTTCAGTTGTCTCAG ATTGATGCTCCGTCCGATCcgtttccttggcagaaaaagaaaagttctacaaagaaaggaaaaggagaGTCCATGAACCTg GACAGTGAAGAGGTTGTCAGTACAATGGACGAAGACGTGAAAGTACTGGCTCGAGCTCACCCGTCCTTGCAGCAGTCGCTCCAATCAGAAGTAGAACCTGATGCGATGGATGGAGAACAAACATGGCCGACGGAAGAAGAACTGAGACAAGCAGAGG AATCTctcaatgaaaagaaagttgtTAAGAGGGTACCCAAAGGGACTTCGGAGTACCAGGCAGCTTGGATTATTAACAGTGATGACGAAGGCGATAATGATGAagacgatgacgacgatgacgacgatTATGATAATGAGCTGCGCAAGAAAATTGCACAGAACAGCGACAGCGATCAATCCATG AAGGATAATGATGAAGAGTATGAAACA gtGAGTTTGGCTGCGACAGAAACAGATGACAGTAGATACGATGAGAAACTTGATGTCGACGAGGATAGAGAACA ACTGGAGAAATTACGGGCCGAAAGGGAAAATGAAATGTTCCCAGATGAAATTGATACTCCTCTCGATCAAGCTGCTAGAGTAAGATTTCAAAG GTACCGTGGTTTGAAGAGTTTCCGGACATCACCATGGGATCCTAAAGAAAATCTACCGTTTGATTACGCAAG GATTTTCCAATTTGAAGACTTTAAGAGAACGAAGAAACGCGTACTGGAGGAAGAAGAAATCGATGGAGCAATG CCCGGCTGGTATGTTTCCATCTACATAGCAAATGTGCCGCATTCCTTTATGG ATTCGCATGATCCCATCTCACCTCTGGTGATTTTTGGTCTTCTTCCACACGAGCAAAAG ATGTCAGTTGTCCATTTCCTGGTTCAGAGGCATCCCACATTCAAAGAACCACTGAAATCCAAG gagCGGCTTATTTTTCATTGCGGTTTCCGAAGGTTCACAGCTTGCCCAGTGTTTTCTCAATACTCATTAGCTGATAAGCACAAG TTTGAGAGATTCATGCCACAGGAAGGAGCATTCATGGTTACAGTATACGCACCCATTATGTTCCCGCCTGCACCACTTTTGCTGTTCGCACAAGATAAACACACAA GCTGTCATTCTCTCGTTGGAACGGGCTCCCTTTACAGAGTCGATCCAGATAGAATTGTTGCTAAAAGAATTATGTTGAGCGGGCATCCTTATAAGATCAATAAACGATCAGTGGTTGTACGCTACATGTTCTTTTACAGAG AGGACATCCAGTGGTTTAAGCCCGTTGAGCTCCACACCAAGCATGGAAGAAGAGGTCATATCCGGGAACCTCtag GGACACATGGACACATGAAGTGTGTTTTTGACGGTAACATCAAATCTCAAGACACTGTTTGTATGAATTTGTACAAACGAGTGTTTCCTAAATGGACTTACGAGCCTACAGTTATGTCACCGCCACCAGAATCTCTGAAAGACGACAGTGATGGCATGGAGATATAA